In Caproiciproducens sp. NJN-50, the following are encoded in one genomic region:
- the greA gene encoding transcription elongation factor GreA: protein MVKQVILTKEGLDKLESELEELKSVKRKEVAEKIKVALSFGDLSENSEYDEAKNEQAIVEARIADIEVMMKNVRVIDESELSGENVHIGSKVELRVVNPKTGGSNVVNYRMVGSNEADPVNGCISDESVVGRALLDHGIGDKVTVEVPAGVMEYEILAISK from the coding sequence ATGGTCAAACAGGTGATCCTGACAAAAGAGGGCCTTGACAAGCTGGAAAGTGAGCTTGAAGAGCTGAAAAGCGTCAAACGGAAAGAGGTCGCTGAAAAAATCAAGGTCGCCCTTTCGTTCGGCGATTTGTCCGAAAACAGCGAATACGATGAGGCAAAAAACGAACAGGCAATCGTCGAGGCCCGCATCGCGGACATCGAAGTGATGATGAAGAATGTCCGCGTGATCGACGAAAGCGAACTGAGCGGCGAGAACGTGCACATCGGTTCAAAGGTGGAGCTGCGCGTCGTAAATCCGAAGACCGGCGGCAGCAATGTGGTCAATTACCGGATGGTCGGCTCCAATGAGGCGGACCCGGTCAACGGCTGCATTTCGGATGAGTCCGTGGTGGGCAGGGCCCTCCTGGATCACGGGATTGGCGATAAAGTCACGGTGGAAGTGCCCGCCGGAGTCATGGAATATGAGATTCTAGCCATATCCAAGTGA